From a region of the Acidobacteriota bacterium genome:
- a CDS encoding carbon starvation CstA family protein, translated as MNVLAYFLAAVLCFAVALRFYARYIGRSLGEMPDRKTPAVEINDGRDFVPTRPSVLFAHHYSTIAGAGPIVGPTLGILYGIGPAWMWIVLGAIFIGGVHDFVALFASIRERGSSMAEIARKALGPAGFLLFMIFTIILIILVTSAFLSLTAISLTSLRPLADLGLSEGQTMLRTTVINGETHGIIGGIASMSVIIITALAPLLGYLVVKRGIPTWLAYLLAALICFFSVLVGLRVPVALDPGVWMVLIAVYTLFACQAPVWFILQPRDFVNVQILYAGMAAMIVGVVISGAQGLQVSFPVANLAVGQARMGPVWPFLFITIACGAISGFHALVAGGTSSKQLAREPQARTIGYGGMLLEGLLAVLVLVTIGSSLGYENYMAITWPEGKPGNPILAFALSMGHLLHSSVGLSMAFGTVMGILIVEGFLITTLDSAVRLNRYLFEELWKTIMARPPSITRKFWFNSGLSVVLMLLLAWNQGYKLIWPLFGSTNQLLAALTLIAVTVWLHRAGKSFWFTLVPAVVMLATTIASLTYSLIAKYLPGGNTLLAVTDMALLALSIGVLVLSVRSFVRVELSADPPVSS; from the coding sequence ATGAACGTTCTGGCTTATTTCCTGGCTGCGGTGCTCTGTTTTGCCGTGGCTCTCCGTTTTTACGCTCGCTATATCGGGCGTTCGCTCGGAGAGATGCCGGATCGGAAAACTCCCGCCGTCGAGATCAATGACGGCAGAGATTTCGTTCCCACCCGGCCATCAGTGCTGTTTGCTCACCACTACTCCACGATTGCCGGCGCCGGTCCGATCGTAGGCCCCACGCTCGGCATCCTTTACGGCATCGGGCCCGCCTGGATGTGGATCGTGCTCGGGGCGATATTCATTGGCGGTGTTCATGATTTCGTCGCGCTGTTCGCCTCCATTCGCGAGCGCGGCAGCTCGATGGCGGAAATCGCCAGAAAAGCCCTTGGTCCCGCCGGCTTTCTGCTCTTCATGATCTTTACTATCATCCTGATTATCCTCGTTACCTCGGCCTTTCTTTCGTTGACCGCAATATCACTGACCTCGCTCCGGCCGCTGGCTGACCTGGGACTGTCGGAGGGCCAGACCATGTTGCGAACCACCGTCATAAACGGTGAGACGCACGGCATCATCGGCGGCATCGCCTCCATGTCGGTCATCATAATCACCGCCCTGGCACCGCTTCTCGGCTACCTGGTTGTCAAGCGCGGCATTCCCACCTGGCTGGCCTACCTGTTGGCCGCACTCATCTGCTTCTTCTCCGTGCTGGTCGGACTGCGGGTGCCGGTGGCGCTGGATCCCGGGGTGTGGATGGTTCTGATTGCCGTGTACACGCTTTTTGCCTGTCAGGCTCCCGTCTGGTTCATTTTGCAGCCGCGCGATTTTGTCAACGTCCAGATCCTGTACGCCGGAATGGCCGCGATGATAGTCGGCGTTGTCATCTCGGGCGCACAGGGGTTGCAGGTCTCTTTCCCCGTGGCCAACCTCGCGGTCGGCCAGGCCAGGATGGGTCCGGTCTGGCCGTTCCTGTTCATTACCATCGCCTGTGGGGCCATTTCCGGTTTCCATGCTCTGGTAGCGGGCGGAACGTCGTCCAAGCAGTTGGCCAGGGAACCGCAGGCAAGAACTATCGGGTACGGCGGGATGCTCCTCGAGGGTCTTCTGGCCGTTCTCGTTCTCGTGACCATCGGATCGTCGCTGGGCTACGAAAACTACATGGCCATCACCTGGCCGGAGGGGAAACCCGGCAACCCGATCCTGGCCTTCGCCCTGTCCATGGGCCATCTGCTTCATTCATCGGTGGGCCTCTCCATGGCCTTTGGAACCGTCATGGGTATCCTGATCGTGGAAGGTTTTCTGATCACCACTCTGGATTCCGCAGTGCGCCTGAACCGGTACCTGTTCGAGGAGCTGTGGAAGACAATCATGGCCCGCCCGCCGTCTATTACGAGGAAGTTCTGGTTCAATTCCGGGCTTTCGGTCGTTCTCATGTTGTTGCTGGCCTGGAATCAGGGTTACAAGCTGATCTGGCCGCTGTTTGGCTCCACCAATCAGCTTCTGGCTGCGCTGACCCTGATCGCTGTAACCGTCTGGCTGCACCGGGCCGGAAAGAGTTTCTGGTTCACTCTCGTTCCGGCCGTCGTAATGCTTGCAACTACAATCGCATCTTTGACTTACTCGCTCATAGCGAAGTACCTGCCCGGAGGGAACACACTCCTGGCCGTGACCGACATGGCTCTGCTGGCGCTCTCCATCGGCGTGCTGGTCTTGTCCGTAAGGTCGTTTGTGCGGGTTGAACTCAGCGCCGATCCCCCTGTATCCTCCTAA